In a single window of the Pongo abelii isolate AG06213 chromosome 1, NHGRI_mPonAbe1-v2.0_pri, whole genome shotgun sequence genome:
- the LHX9 gene encoding LIM/homeobox protein Lhx9 isoform X4, which yields MQTLQTPFPLRMKPASSRVSGPQEAMLFHGISGGHIQGIMEEMERRSKTEARLAKGAQLNGRDAGMPPLSPEKPALCAGCGGKISDRYYLLAVDKQWHLRCLKCCECKLALESELTCFAKDGSIYCKEDYYRRFSVQRCARCHLGISASEMVMRARDSVYHLSCFTCSTCNKTLTTGDHFGMKDSLVYCRAHFETLLQGEYPPQLSYTELAAKSGGLALPYFNGTGTVQKGRPRKRKSPALGVDIVNYNSGCNENEADHLDRDQQPYPPSQKTKRMRTSFKHHQLRTMKSYFAINHNPDAKDLKQLAQKTGLTKRVLQGEQILGHYSQTSRRLKIP from the exons ATGCAGACGCTCCAAACGCCCTTTCCACTTCGGATGAAGCCAGCATCTAGTAGGGTCTCCGGCCCTCAAGAAG CCATGCTCTTCCACGGGATCTCCGGAGGCCACATCCAAGGCATCATGGAGGAGATGGAGCGCAGATCCAAGACTGAGGCCCGTCTGGCCAAAGGCGCCCAGCTCAACGGCCGCGACGCG GGCATGCCCCCGCTCAGCCCGGAGAAGCCCGCCCTGTGCGCCGGCTGCGGGGGCAAGATCTCGGACAGGTACTACCTGCTGGCTGTGGACAAACAGTGGCATCTGAGATGCCTGAAGTGCTGTGAATGTAAGCTGGCCCTCGAGTCCGAGCTCACCTGCTTTGCCAAGGACGGTAGCATTTACTGCAAGGAGGATTACTACAG AAGGTTCTCTGTGCAGAGATGTGCCCGCTGCCACCTTGGCATTTCTGCCTCGGAGATGGTCATGCGCGCCCGAGACTCTGTCTACCACCTGAGCTGCTTCACCTGCTCCACTTGCAACAAGACTCTGACCACGGGCGACCATTTCGGCATGAAGGACAGCCTGGTGTACTGCCGCGCCCACTTCGAGACCCTCTTGCAAGGAGAGTATCCACCGCAGCTGAGCTACACGGAGCTGGCGGCCAAGAGCGGCGGCCTGGCCCTGCCTTACTTCAACGGTACGGGCACCGTGCAGAAGGGGCGGCCCCGGAAGCGGAAGAGCCCAGCCCTGGGAGTGGACATCGTCAATTACAACTCAG GTTGTAATGAGAATGAGGCAGACCACTTGGACCGGGACCAGCAGCCTTATCCACCCTCGCAGAAGACCAAGCGCATGCGAACCTCTTTCAAGCATCACCAGCTCCGGACCATGAAATCCTACTTTGCCATCAACCACAACCCGGATGCCAAGGACCTCAAGCAGCTTGCTCAGAAAACAGGTCTGACCAAAAGAGTTTTGCAG GGAGAACAAATCTTGGGGCATTACAGCCAAACATCCCGACGTTTGAAAATTCCCTAA
- the LHX9 gene encoding LIM/homeobox protein Lhx9 isoform X6 — MLNGTTLEAAMLFHGISGGHIQGIMEEMERRSKTEARLAKGAQLNGRDAGMPPLSPEKPALCAGCGGKISDRYYLLAVDKQWHLRCLKCCECKLALESELTCFAKDGSIYCKEDYYRRFSVQRCARCHLGISASEMVMRARDSVYHLSCFTCSTCNKTLTTGDHFGMKDSLVYCRAHFETLLQGEYPPQLSYTELAAKSGGLALPYFNGTGTVQKGRPRKRKSPALGVDIVNYNSGCNENEADHLDRDQQPYPPSQKTKRMRTSFKHHQLRTMKSYFAINHNPDAKDLKQLAQKTGLTKRVLQGEQILGHYSQTSRRLKIP; from the exons ATGCTGAACGGTACCACTCTAGAGGCAG CCATGCTCTTCCACGGGATCTCCGGAGGCCACATCCAAGGCATCATGGAGGAGATGGAGCGCAGATCCAAGACTGAGGCCCGTCTGGCCAAAGGCGCCCAGCTCAACGGCCGCGACGCG GGCATGCCCCCGCTCAGCCCGGAGAAGCCCGCCCTGTGCGCCGGCTGCGGGGGCAAGATCTCGGACAGGTACTACCTGCTGGCTGTGGACAAACAGTGGCATCTGAGATGCCTGAAGTGCTGTGAATGTAAGCTGGCCCTCGAGTCCGAGCTCACCTGCTTTGCCAAGGACGGTAGCATTTACTGCAAGGAGGATTACTACAG AAGGTTCTCTGTGCAGAGATGTGCCCGCTGCCACCTTGGCATTTCTGCCTCGGAGATGGTCATGCGCGCCCGAGACTCTGTCTACCACCTGAGCTGCTTCACCTGCTCCACTTGCAACAAGACTCTGACCACGGGCGACCATTTCGGCATGAAGGACAGCCTGGTGTACTGCCGCGCCCACTTCGAGACCCTCTTGCAAGGAGAGTATCCACCGCAGCTGAGCTACACGGAGCTGGCGGCCAAGAGCGGCGGCCTGGCCCTGCCTTACTTCAACGGTACGGGCACCGTGCAGAAGGGGCGGCCCCGGAAGCGGAAGAGCCCAGCCCTGGGAGTGGACATCGTCAATTACAACTCAG GTTGTAATGAGAATGAGGCAGACCACTTGGACCGGGACCAGCAGCCTTATCCACCCTCGCAGAAGACCAAGCGCATGCGAACCTCTTTCAAGCATCACCAGCTCCGGACCATGAAATCCTACTTTGCCATCAACCACAACCCGGATGCCAAGGACCTCAAGCAGCTTGCTCAGAAAACAGGTCTGACCAAAAGAGTTTTGCAG GGAGAACAAATCTTGGGGCATTACAGCCAAACATCCCGACGTTTGAAAATTCCCTAA
- the LHX9 gene encoding LIM/homeobox protein Lhx9 isoform X7 — MCVCVLWGAMLFHGISGGHIQGIMEEMERRSKTEARLAKGAQLNGRDAGMPPLSPEKPALCAGCGGKISDRYYLLAVDKQWHLRCLKCCECKLALESELTCFAKDGSIYCKEDYYRRFSVQRCARCHLGISASEMVMRARDSVYHLSCFTCSTCNKTLTTGDHFGMKDSLVYCRAHFETLLQGEYPPQLSYTELAAKSGGLALPYFNGTGTVQKGRPRKRKSPALGVDIVNYNSGCNENEADHLDRDQQPYPPSQKTKRMRTSFKHHQLRTMKSYFAINHNPDAKDLKQLAQKTGLTKRVLQGEQILGHYSQTSRRLKIP, encoded by the exons atgtgtgtgtgtgttttgtggggAG CCATGCTCTTCCACGGGATCTCCGGAGGCCACATCCAAGGCATCATGGAGGAGATGGAGCGCAGATCCAAGACTGAGGCCCGTCTGGCCAAAGGCGCCCAGCTCAACGGCCGCGACGCG GGCATGCCCCCGCTCAGCCCGGAGAAGCCCGCCCTGTGCGCCGGCTGCGGGGGCAAGATCTCGGACAGGTACTACCTGCTGGCTGTGGACAAACAGTGGCATCTGAGATGCCTGAAGTGCTGTGAATGTAAGCTGGCCCTCGAGTCCGAGCTCACCTGCTTTGCCAAGGACGGTAGCATTTACTGCAAGGAGGATTACTACAG AAGGTTCTCTGTGCAGAGATGTGCCCGCTGCCACCTTGGCATTTCTGCCTCGGAGATGGTCATGCGCGCCCGAGACTCTGTCTACCACCTGAGCTGCTTCACCTGCTCCACTTGCAACAAGACTCTGACCACGGGCGACCATTTCGGCATGAAGGACAGCCTGGTGTACTGCCGCGCCCACTTCGAGACCCTCTTGCAAGGAGAGTATCCACCGCAGCTGAGCTACACGGAGCTGGCGGCCAAGAGCGGCGGCCTGGCCCTGCCTTACTTCAACGGTACGGGCACCGTGCAGAAGGGGCGGCCCCGGAAGCGGAAGAGCCCAGCCCTGGGAGTGGACATCGTCAATTACAACTCAG GTTGTAATGAGAATGAGGCAGACCACTTGGACCGGGACCAGCAGCCTTATCCACCCTCGCAGAAGACCAAGCGCATGCGAACCTCTTTCAAGCATCACCAGCTCCGGACCATGAAATCCTACTTTGCCATCAACCACAACCCGGATGCCAAGGACCTCAAGCAGCTTGCTCAGAAAACAGGTCTGACCAAAAGAGTTTTGCAG GGAGAACAAATCTTGGGGCATTACAGCCAAACATCCCGACGTTTGAAAATTCCCTAA
- the LHX9 gene encoding LIM/homeobox protein Lhx9 isoform X5, with product MEIVGCRAEDNSCPFRPPAMLFHGISGGHIQGIMEEMERRSKTEARLAKGAQLNGRDAGMPPLSPEKPALCAGCGGKISDRYYLLAVDKQWHLRCLKCCECKLALESELTCFAKDGSIYCKEDYYRRFSVQRCARCHLGISASEMVMRARDSVYHLSCFTCSTCNKTLTTGDHFGMKDSLVYCRAHFETLLQGEYPPQLSYTELAAKSGGLALPYFNGTGTVQKGRPRKRKSPALGVDIVNYNSGCNENEADHLDRDQQPYPPSQKTKRMRTSFKHHQLRTMKSYFAINHNPDAKDLKQLAQKTGLTKRVLQGEQILGHYSQTSRRLKIP from the exons ATGGAAATAGTGGGGTGCCGAGCAGAAGACAACTCGTGTCCTTTCCGCCCCCCAGCCATGCTCTTCCACGGGATCTCCGGAGGCCACATCCAAGGCATCATGGAGGAGATGGAGCGCAGATCCAAGACTGAGGCCCGTCTGGCCAAAGGCGCCCAGCTCAACGGCCGCGACGCG GGCATGCCCCCGCTCAGCCCGGAGAAGCCCGCCCTGTGCGCCGGCTGCGGGGGCAAGATCTCGGACAGGTACTACCTGCTGGCTGTGGACAAACAGTGGCATCTGAGATGCCTGAAGTGCTGTGAATGTAAGCTGGCCCTCGAGTCCGAGCTCACCTGCTTTGCCAAGGACGGTAGCATTTACTGCAAGGAGGATTACTACAG AAGGTTCTCTGTGCAGAGATGTGCCCGCTGCCACCTTGGCATTTCTGCCTCGGAGATGGTCATGCGCGCCCGAGACTCTGTCTACCACCTGAGCTGCTTCACCTGCTCCACTTGCAACAAGACTCTGACCACGGGCGACCATTTCGGCATGAAGGACAGCCTGGTGTACTGCCGCGCCCACTTCGAGACCCTCTTGCAAGGAGAGTATCCACCGCAGCTGAGCTACACGGAGCTGGCGGCCAAGAGCGGCGGCCTGGCCCTGCCTTACTTCAACGGTACGGGCACCGTGCAGAAGGGGCGGCCCCGGAAGCGGAAGAGCCCAGCCCTGGGAGTGGACATCGTCAATTACAACTCAG GTTGTAATGAGAATGAGGCAGACCACTTGGACCGGGACCAGCAGCCTTATCCACCCTCGCAGAAGACCAAGCGCATGCGAACCTCTTTCAAGCATCACCAGCTCCGGACCATGAAATCCTACTTTGCCATCAACCACAACCCGGATGCCAAGGACCTCAAGCAGCTTGCTCAGAAAACAGGTCTGACCAAAAGAGTTTTGCAG GGAGAACAAATCTTGGGGCATTACAGCCAAACATCCCGACGTTTGAAAATTCCCTAA
- the LHX9 gene encoding LIM/homeobox protein Lhx9 isoform X3 has translation MLFHGISGGHIQGIMEEMERRSKTEARLAKGAQLNGRDAGMPPLSPEKPALCAGCGGKISDRYYLLAVDKQWHLRCLKCCECKLALESELTCFAKDGSIYCKEDYYRRFSVQRCARCHLGISASEMVMRARDSVYHLSCFTCSTCNKTLTTGDHFGMKDSLVYCRAHFETLLQGEYPPQLSYTELAAKSGGLALPYFNGTGTVQKGRPRKRKSPALGVDIVNYNSGCNENEADHLDRDQQPYPPSQKTKRMRTSFKHHQLRTMKSYFAINHNPDAKDLKQLAQKTGLTKRVLQVWFQNARAKFRRNLLRQENGGVDKADGTSLPAPPSADSGALTPPGTATTLTDLTNPTITVVTSVTSNMDSHESGSPSQTTLTNLF, from the exons ATGCTCTTCCACGGGATCTCCGGAGGCCACATCCAAGGCATCATGGAGGAGATGGAGCGCAGATCCAAGACTGAGGCCCGTCTGGCCAAAGGCGCCCAGCTCAACGGCCGCGACGCG GGCATGCCCCCGCTCAGCCCGGAGAAGCCCGCCCTGTGCGCCGGCTGCGGGGGCAAGATCTCGGACAGGTACTACCTGCTGGCTGTGGACAAACAGTGGCATCTGAGATGCCTGAAGTGCTGTGAATGTAAGCTGGCCCTCGAGTCCGAGCTCACCTGCTTTGCCAAGGACGGTAGCATTTACTGCAAGGAGGATTACTACAG AAGGTTCTCTGTGCAGAGATGTGCCCGCTGCCACCTTGGCATTTCTGCCTCGGAGATGGTCATGCGCGCCCGAGACTCTGTCTACCACCTGAGCTGCTTCACCTGCTCCACTTGCAACAAGACTCTGACCACGGGCGACCATTTCGGCATGAAGGACAGCCTGGTGTACTGCCGCGCCCACTTCGAGACCCTCTTGCAAGGAGAGTATCCACCGCAGCTGAGCTACACGGAGCTGGCGGCCAAGAGCGGCGGCCTGGCCCTGCCTTACTTCAACGGTACGGGCACCGTGCAGAAGGGGCGGCCCCGGAAGCGGAAGAGCCCAGCCCTGGGAGTGGACATCGTCAATTACAACTCAG GTTGTAATGAGAATGAGGCAGACCACTTGGACCGGGACCAGCAGCCTTATCCACCCTCGCAGAAGACCAAGCGCATGCGAACCTCTTTCAAGCATCACCAGCTCCGGACCATGAAATCCTACTTTGCCATCAACCACAACCCGGATGCCAAGGACCTCAAGCAGCTTGCTCAGAAAACAGGTCTGACCAAAAGAGTTTTGCAG GTTTGGTTCCAAAACGCACGAGCCAAATTCAGAAGGAACCTTttgcggcaggagaatgggggTGTTGATAAAGCTGACGGCACGTCGCTTCCGGCCCCGCCCTCAGCAGACAGCGGAGCTCTCACTCCACCCGGCACTGCGACCACTTTAACAGACCTGACCAATCCCACTATCACTGTAGTGACATCCGTGACCTCTAACATGGACAGCCACGAATCCGGAAGCCCCTCACAAACTACCTTAACGAACCTTTTCTaa
- the LHX9 gene encoding LIM/homeobox protein Lhx9 isoform X2 — translation MLNGTTLEAAMLFHGISGGHIQGIMEEMERRSKTEARLAKGAQLNGRDAGMPPLSPEKPALCAGCGGKISDRYYLLAVDKQWHLRCLKCCECKLALESELTCFAKDGSIYCKEDYYRRFSVQRCARCHLGISASEMVMRARDSVYHLSCFTCSTCNKTLTTGDHFGMKDSLVYCRAHFETLLQGEYPPQLSYTELAAKSGGLALPYFNGTGTVQKGRPRKRKSPALGVDIVNYNSGCNENEADHLDRDQQPYPPSQKTKRMRTSFKHHQLRTMKSYFAINHNPDAKDLKQLAQKTGLTKRVLQVWFQNARAKFRRNLLRQENGGVDKADGTSLPAPPSADSGALTPPGTATTLTDLTNPTITVVTSVTSNMDSHESGSPSQTTLTNLF, via the exons ATGCTGAACGGTACCACTCTAGAGGCAG CCATGCTCTTCCACGGGATCTCCGGAGGCCACATCCAAGGCATCATGGAGGAGATGGAGCGCAGATCCAAGACTGAGGCCCGTCTGGCCAAAGGCGCCCAGCTCAACGGCCGCGACGCG GGCATGCCCCCGCTCAGCCCGGAGAAGCCCGCCCTGTGCGCCGGCTGCGGGGGCAAGATCTCGGACAGGTACTACCTGCTGGCTGTGGACAAACAGTGGCATCTGAGATGCCTGAAGTGCTGTGAATGTAAGCTGGCCCTCGAGTCCGAGCTCACCTGCTTTGCCAAGGACGGTAGCATTTACTGCAAGGAGGATTACTACAG AAGGTTCTCTGTGCAGAGATGTGCCCGCTGCCACCTTGGCATTTCTGCCTCGGAGATGGTCATGCGCGCCCGAGACTCTGTCTACCACCTGAGCTGCTTCACCTGCTCCACTTGCAACAAGACTCTGACCACGGGCGACCATTTCGGCATGAAGGACAGCCTGGTGTACTGCCGCGCCCACTTCGAGACCCTCTTGCAAGGAGAGTATCCACCGCAGCTGAGCTACACGGAGCTGGCGGCCAAGAGCGGCGGCCTGGCCCTGCCTTACTTCAACGGTACGGGCACCGTGCAGAAGGGGCGGCCCCGGAAGCGGAAGAGCCCAGCCCTGGGAGTGGACATCGTCAATTACAACTCAG GTTGTAATGAGAATGAGGCAGACCACTTGGACCGGGACCAGCAGCCTTATCCACCCTCGCAGAAGACCAAGCGCATGCGAACCTCTTTCAAGCATCACCAGCTCCGGACCATGAAATCCTACTTTGCCATCAACCACAACCCGGATGCCAAGGACCTCAAGCAGCTTGCTCAGAAAACAGGTCTGACCAAAAGAGTTTTGCAG GTTTGGTTCCAAAACGCACGAGCCAAATTCAGAAGGAACCTTttgcggcaggagaatgggggTGTTGATAAAGCTGACGGCACGTCGCTTCCGGCCCCGCCCTCAGCAGACAGCGGAGCTCTCACTCCACCCGGCACTGCGACCACTTTAACAGACCTGACCAATCCCACTATCACTGTAGTGACATCCGTGACCTCTAACATGGACAGCCACGAATCCGGAAGCCCCTCACAAACTACCTTAACGAACCTTTTCTaa
- the LHX9 gene encoding LIM/homeobox protein Lhx9 isoform X1, protein MEIVGCRAEDNSCPFRPPAMLFHGISGGHIQGIMEEMERRSKTEARLAKGAQLNGRDAGMPPLSPEKPALCAGCGGKISDRYYLLAVDKQWHLRCLKCCECKLALESELTCFAKDGSIYCKEDYYRRFSVQRCARCHLGISASEMVMRARDSVYHLSCFTCSTCNKTLTTGDHFGMKDSLVYCRAHFETLLQGEYPPQLSYTELAAKSGGLALPYFNGTGTVQKGRPRKRKSPALGVDIVNYNSGCNENEADHLDRDQQPYPPSQKTKRMRTSFKHHQLRTMKSYFAINHNPDAKDLKQLAQKTGLTKRVLQVWFQNARAKFRRNLLRQENGGVDKADGTSLPAPPSADSGALTPPGTATTLTDLTNPTITVVTSVTSNMDSHESGSPSQTTLTNLF, encoded by the exons ATGGAAATAGTGGGGTGCCGAGCAGAAGACAACTCGTGTCCTTTCCGCCCCCCAGCCATGCTCTTCCACGGGATCTCCGGAGGCCACATCCAAGGCATCATGGAGGAGATGGAGCGCAGATCCAAGACTGAGGCCCGTCTGGCCAAAGGCGCCCAGCTCAACGGCCGCGACGCG GGCATGCCCCCGCTCAGCCCGGAGAAGCCCGCCCTGTGCGCCGGCTGCGGGGGCAAGATCTCGGACAGGTACTACCTGCTGGCTGTGGACAAACAGTGGCATCTGAGATGCCTGAAGTGCTGTGAATGTAAGCTGGCCCTCGAGTCCGAGCTCACCTGCTTTGCCAAGGACGGTAGCATTTACTGCAAGGAGGATTACTACAG AAGGTTCTCTGTGCAGAGATGTGCCCGCTGCCACCTTGGCATTTCTGCCTCGGAGATGGTCATGCGCGCCCGAGACTCTGTCTACCACCTGAGCTGCTTCACCTGCTCCACTTGCAACAAGACTCTGACCACGGGCGACCATTTCGGCATGAAGGACAGCCTGGTGTACTGCCGCGCCCACTTCGAGACCCTCTTGCAAGGAGAGTATCCACCGCAGCTGAGCTACACGGAGCTGGCGGCCAAGAGCGGCGGCCTGGCCCTGCCTTACTTCAACGGTACGGGCACCGTGCAGAAGGGGCGGCCCCGGAAGCGGAAGAGCCCAGCCCTGGGAGTGGACATCGTCAATTACAACTCAG GTTGTAATGAGAATGAGGCAGACCACTTGGACCGGGACCAGCAGCCTTATCCACCCTCGCAGAAGACCAAGCGCATGCGAACCTCTTTCAAGCATCACCAGCTCCGGACCATGAAATCCTACTTTGCCATCAACCACAACCCGGATGCCAAGGACCTCAAGCAGCTTGCTCAGAAAACAGGTCTGACCAAAAGAGTTTTGCAG GTTTGGTTCCAAAACGCACGAGCCAAATTCAGAAGGAACCTTttgcggcaggagaatgggggTGTTGATAAAGCTGACGGCACGTCGCTTCCGGCCCCGCCCTCAGCAGACAGCGGAGCTCTCACTCCACCCGGCACTGCGACCACTTTAACAGACCTGACCAATCCCACTATCACTGTAGTGACATCCGTGACCTCTAACATGGACAGCCACGAATCCGGAAGCCCCTCACAAACTACCTTAACGAACCTTTTCTaa